One stretch of Ipomoea triloba cultivar NCNSP0323 chromosome 8, ASM357664v1 DNA includes these proteins:
- the LOC116027191 gene encoding G-type lectin S-receptor-like serine/threonine-protein kinase At4g27290 yields the protein MKALFLQFLFSLFLHSMPNISLARDTITSTQSLKDGDTIISSDGSFEMGFLSIPAGSINRYVAIWYKQIPVPTLVWIANRETALTNTTSAVFKILNPGRLVLTDGNNGIIWSSNKSKSAQNPIAQLLDSGNLVVRDSEDENPENFLWQSFDYPTDTFLPGMKLGWNLETGKEVYITARKTEDDPSSGQFTFHIDPTGYPQGVIKNGLEKTYETGPWNGLRWSGTPEIRPDNPHYKYQVQMNPREVYARYDIINKSTIGRFVITSSGDFQCFTWSNETQSWISFIKAPMDVCDNYDKCGANGICNVENSPICGCMENFVNNTKGGWDYWSDGCHRRIPLKCKNGTDGFKKYSGVKLPDTTHSWFNKTMNLKECEQKCLKNCSCTAYSSLDLNKGETGCLLWFNDLIDIRLLSQNAQDIYIRLDSSEVPKPITQGSQASRKWKKVKIILGCLLPLTILILLGLCLGLYFHKKNKKKMMKLKEWLELPTYDLSTISRATNNFSENNKLGEGGFGAVYKGVMDDKQEVAVKRLSKTSTQGVQEFKNEVICIAKLQHRNLVKLLGCCIQGEEKLLVYEYMANKSLDIFIFDEAKGKLLDWPKRHSIINGIARGLMYLHQDSRLRVIHRDLKASNVLLDSNMNPKISDFGLARSVVGDATQANASRIMGTHGYISPEYAADGIFSIKSDTFSFGVLLLEIVAGKRNRGFSHPDHCLNLIGHAWKLYKENMSLELIDVHLAPSCDLSQVQRCIHVGLLCVQQRSDDRPTMSSVVAMLSNDSTLPEAKEPGFFTERRVNEGDYSSSTQGISSKNECTITALDPR from the exons ATGAAAGCTCTTTTCCTGCAATTTCTATTCTCCCTCTTCTTGCATTCCATGCCCAACATTTCCCTTGCAAGGGATACAATCACTTCCACTCAATCCCTCAAAGATGGAGACACCATCATTTCATCTGATGGGAGCTTTGAGATGGGGTTTCTCAGCATCCCTGCTGGCTCCATAAACCGATACGTCGCTATATGGTACAAACAAATCCCTGTTCCAACACTAGTATGGATTGCCAACAGAGAAACTGCCCTAACTAACACAACATCAGCAGTCTTCAAGATCCTCAACCCGGGCCGATTAGTTCTCACTGATGGCAACAATGGCATTATATGGTCATCTAACAAATCAAAATCAGCTCAGAATCCCATTGCACAGCTCTTGGATTCAGGGAATCTTGTGGTGAGAGATTCAGAAGATGAAAACCCGGAGAATTTCCTCTGGCAGAGTTTCGATTACCCAACAGATACCTTTCTCCCAGGCATGAAGCTTGGGTGGAATTTAGAGACAGGCAAGGAGGTATATATCACTGCAAGGAAAACTGAAGATGATCCATCTTCTGGGCAATTCACATTCCATATTGATCCAACAGGGTACCCACAAGGAGTAATCAAGAACGGCCTCGAAAAGACATACGAAACAGGGCCCTGGAATGGTCTGAGGTGGAGTGGAACACCAGAAATAAGGCCAGATAATCCTCATTACAAGTACCAAGTACAAATGAATCCCCGGGAGGTTTATGCCCGATACGACATCATTAACAAGTCCACTATAGGAAGGTTTGTTATAACTAGCTCTGGTGATTTCCAGTGCTTCACATGGTCAAATGAGACTCAAAGTTGGATCAGTTTCATCAAAGCTCCAATGGATGTTTGTGACAACTATGATAAATGTGGGGCAAATGGGATCTGTAACGTCGAAAATTCCCCAATCTGTGGATGTATGGAAAATTTTGTGAATAATACTAAAGGGGGATGGGATTACTGGTCCGACGGTTGCCATAGGAGGATACCTCTGAAATGCAAGAATGGAACAGATGGGTTCAAGAAGTATTCCGGGGTAAAATTGCCAGACACTACACATTCTTGGTTTAACAAAACTATGAACCTTAAAGAGTGTGAGCAGAAGTGCTTGAAGAATTGCTCGTGCACCGCTTATTCGAGTCTCGATTTGAACAAGGGAGAAACAGGTTGTTTGCTTTGGTTTAACGACTTAATTGACATTCGACTACTGTCTCAGAATGCGCAAGACATTTACATCAGACTTGATTCCTCCGAGGTGCCAA AGCCAATTACACAGGGATCTCAGGCTAGCCGGAAGTGGAAGAAAGTAAAAATCATCTTAGGATGCTTGTTACCACTAACTATACTGATCCTGCTAGGTCTATGCCTTGGTTTGTACTTTCAcaaaaagaataagaagaaaatgatgaagCTAAAAGAATGGTTAGAACTACCAACTTATGATTTGTCTACTATATCAAGAGCTACAAATAACTTTTCAGAAAACAACAAGCTTGGGGAGGGTGGATTTGGAGCTGTTTACAAG GGTGTTATGGATGATAAACAGGAAGTTGCGGTGAAGCGGCTCTCAAAGACTTCGACACAAGGAGTACAGGAGTTCAAGAATGAAGTCATTTGTATTGCCAAGCTTCAACATCGGAATCTAGTAAAGCTTTTAGGGTGTTGTATACAAGGAGAAGAAAAGCTTTTAGTCTATGAATACATGGCAAATAAAAGCTTAGACATCTTCATATTTG ATGAAGCAAAGGGCAAATTACTTGATTGGCCAAAGCGCCATTCAATTATCAATGGCATTGCACGAGGATTGATGTATCTCCATCAAGATTCTCGACTAAGAGTCATtcatagagatctcaaagccagTAACGTTTTGTTAGATAGCAACATGAATCCTAAGATTTCGGACTTTGGGCTAGCAAGGAGTGTTGTAGGGGATGCAACACAAGCAAATGCAAGTCGTATTATGGGAACACA TGGATACATATCCCCAGAATATGCTGCTGACGGAATATTTTCCATAAAATCAGATACATTTAGCTTTGGAGTGTTATTGTTGGAGATTGTGGCTGGGAAAAGAAATAGAGGATTTTCCCACCCAGACCACTGTCTTAACCTTATTGGTCAT GCATGGAAGTTGTATAAGGAAAACATGTCGTTGGAACTAATTGATGTACACCTAGCTCCATCTTGTGATCTATCTCAAGTTCAAAGGTGTATCCATGTAGGACTACTATGTGTCCAACAACGTTCAGATGATAGACCAACCATGTCTTCTGTAGTAGCAATGTTGTCCAATGATAGCACCCTACCTGAAGCAAAAGAGCCAGGATTTTTCACAGAACGGAGAGTGAATGAAGGTGATTACTCTTCAAGCACTCAAGGAATAAGTTCAAAAAATGAATGCACCATCACTGCCTTGGATCCTCGGTAG